GCCCTCTTTCACGCGGAAGATCGACGCGCCACCCATGCCGTCCAGCGGCTTCATGATGATGTCGCCGTGCTTCTGCCAGAACGCTTTCAGCTGCGTTTTGCTGCGGGTGACCAGCGTTTCTGGCGTCAGGTCAGAGAACCATGCGGTGTAGAGCTTCTCGTTACAGTCGCGCAGGCTCTGCGGTTTATTGACGATCAGCGTCCCTTTCTCTTCGGCACGCTCAAGGATATAGGTGGAGTAAATGTATTCGGTATCGAACGGCGGATCTTTACGCATCAGGATCACGTTGAGGTCGGCCAGGGCAATGTCCTGTTCGGTGCCGAATTCGTACCATTTTTCGTAGTTCTGCTCGACGTTAACGATGCGGGTGCGTGCGCGGGCTTCACCGTTGATCAGGTAAAGATCGTTCATCTCCATATAGTGGAGTTCATAGCCGCGACGCTGCGCTTCCAGCAGCATAGCGAAGCTGGAGTCTTTCTTGATGTTAATGTTTGCGATGGGGTCCATCACGATGCCGAGCTTAATCATCTTCTTCTCCGGTTATGGGTCAGGCTTTGCTTCAACCCAGATCGCCAAATCGCACCTGTAGCGCGGTAATGGCGGTGAGTGCCGTTGTCTCAGTGCGCAGAACGCGAGGTCCCAACAGAATATCAGTAAACTGGTAACGCGCCGTCATGGCAATTTCGTCAGCCGACAGACCGCCTTCCGGGCCAATCAGCAGGCGTACACGCTCAACGGGCAGCGGCAGCGTATTGATGCTGGCGCTGGCGCGCGGATGAAGATTGAGCTTAAGTCCGCTTTCTTCTTCTGCACACCAGTCCTCCAGATCCATCGCCGGGCGGATCTCCGGGATACGGTTGCGGCCACTCTGTTCGCAGGCCGCAATGGCAATTTTTTGCCACTGCTGGATCTTTTTGTTCAGACGTTCCGCATCCAGTTTAACGCCGCAGCGCTCAGAAAAAAGTGGCGTAATGAGGCTTACACCCAGTTCAATGGATTTCTGAATGGTGAACTCCATCTTTTCCCCACGCGACATCACCTGGCCCAGGTGAATGTGCAGCGGGGATTCCCGGTCATCCACGTCGCCACGCAGCACCTTCACGTGCACGCTTTTTTTGTCGGCGCGCGTAATTTCAGCGTCGAAAACCTGATTAGAACCGTCAAAGAGTTGAATCGCCTGGCCTGCGCCCATGCGCAGCACGCGGCCTACGTGGTTTGCAGCATCATCAGACAGGGCGATTTCGCCGCCTGGGGTAATCAGTTCAGGGTGATAGATGCGAGGGATGCGCATAGTCAGAAATTCCATGTGTCATGCGATATAAGCGAATTGCCGTAGTGTAGGTTAGCTCTTTTGCGCCTGGCAAGCCCGCTGGACGTACGGGTTGTGATTTCCCTGGACTTTGGCGATACGTTCGTCGCGCTGGCATTCCCAGTCCGTCACCGGGTAGAGCTTGTCCCAGGCATTGAAGAGCTGCGTCTGCTGGCGGGAAAGGTTGAGATCGTATCGGTCGCGCATATAGAAATAGGTACGGGCGATGCTGCCGCGCGCGCGGGCAGGCGGTTCGGCGACTTTCTCTTTGAAATCAACCTTCATGGCGCACTGACCGTACTGGCCTTCGCCTCCGTTCCACTGGCTGTACATGAAGTTACCGCGATCGCCATTGACTTCACCCACGGCGGGTTGCAGGTTGTGCATATCGCTTTCCATCTGGCGATAGACCGGATCTTTGGCGCAATTTTTACGTCCACCGTCCTGCCAGCACTGGCGCTGGTGACCAAACTGCCAGGCCGGAACCACGTGTTCCCATTCGATTCGGCTGGCGCGGTTCTCGTTCTTGCGCACCTTATAGCCGCAGGATGCCAGGTCCACGACCCCTTTTTTACCCTGCCAGTTAATTTTGCAGCCGCAGTAAAAATCACCCGGCACGTCGGCGTTAATCTTTACGCCTGCGGTTTTTGCCTGAGAAAAACTGTGAATACCGTCGGCCAGAGCATGGCCGGAGAGCGCTGTCGCCAGAAAAGCGACCGCGAGAGAAACATTACGGGACATCTTACACTCCGTGTCAAAACGAGCCCGCAACGTAACGAATGTTGTTCCCGTATGCAATCAGTCAGATCAGGAAAGTTCCTGATAGTTCAATTGATTATTCCGCAACCAGCGGTTCGCCGCACTTTACGCAGCGGTAGGTGGCCTCGCCACGCACCACGCGGTTGTGGCGGCGGACGGTAAGCTGGTGTTGCTGGCACTGGCAGCGATAGGGAAACGTATTGCGGCGCACCGATTCCAGCTCGAACTGATGGGTGCGACGTGCCGGAACGCCGAGCACCGCCTCCATCATCCACTTCCACTCTTTGCCGTGCGACGCGACGCGGCCAAAGTGTTTCCACACCAGAAGGTGGGCCAGCTCGTGCGGCACCACTTCTTCGACAAACGCCTGCTGATTTTCCATCATCAGTACCGGATTCAGGCGGATCTCGTAGGCTTCCAGCCAGGCGGTGCCTGCTGCGGTGCCTCGCTGCTGATACACCAGCTTCGGTTCAGGATAATTACGGCCAAGCTTCAGGTTGGCCTGGGCGAGTTTTTCCCGCAGGCTGCGCATAACGGCTTGCTGAATGGCGATGGGGAGACGGGGAGCTTTCATAGGGGCAGAGCATAAAGCGGGAAGCGGGGAGGCGCAAGAGGCGCCTCCCCGCAGGAGGATCAGTCGTGTGCGCCGATTTCGCGCAGAGGACGACCTTTCATCAGGTTACGTTCAATGTGTTCCAGTGAAACGTGTTTGGTTTCAGGAACCAGCCAGATCGTGAGAACAATAAAGAACAGGTTCAGACCGGCGTAGACCCAGAAGGTATTGGCGTTACCCAGGGTATTGAGCATGGTCAGGAACGTTGCGCCGACGATCATGTTGGCAATCCAGTTGGTCGCGGTAGAGCAGGTGATACCAAAATCACGCCCTTTCAGCGGCTGGATCTCAGAGCACAGCACCCAAATCAGCGGACCGGCGCTCATCGCGAAACCGATGATAAACATCAGCAGCATCGCCACGGCGAAGTATTGTGCCGTTGGGGAGTGAATGCCCATGTGCATCATAGTACCCAGTACGCCCATACCGACAGCCATGACCAGGAAGCCCAGCGTCAGGGTTGGCTTACGTCCCCAGCGGTCTACCAGACCGATGGCGATAAAGGTTGCCAGCACGTTGGTCAGACCGACGATCACGGTGCCCCACATCTGCTCGGTGGTGTTGGTGTAACCCGCCAGTTCGAAGATTTTTGGCGCGTAATACATGATGACGTTCATCCCGGTGAACTGCTGCATGATCTGTAACAGCACGCCGAGGAATACCGCGCGGCGGAAGTTGCTGTTCTCTTTGAACAGCGCCCAGCCGGACTGTTTCACCTTCAGGCTTTCGCGGATCTCTTCCAGCTCGTTTTTGGCTTCGGCGCTGGTATCACGCAGGCGTAAGAGCACGCGTTCGGCATCATGGAAGCGGCGTTTGGCGGCAAACCAGCGCGGGCTGTCCGGCAGGAAGAAGACGCCGATCAGCAGCAGAACGGCAGGAATGATGATCACACCCAGCATCCAGCGCCACGCGCCGCTGTAGCTGAACGCGGTATCGGAGAGATAAGCCCCCAGAATACCGATGGTGATCATCAGCTGATACATGGAAATCATGCTGCCGCGGATTTTTTCCGGCGCGATTTCGGACAGGTACAGCGGAGCAGTATAAGACGCCACGCCCACCGCCAGACCCAGCAGCACGCGGGAGAGGATCAGCACTTCAACGTTAGGCGCAGCAGCCGAGAACAGTGAACCGGCAACGAACAGGATCGCGCCGATCATCAGGCTCTTTTTACGCCCGAGCTTGAAGGAGAGCCAGCCGCTGCCGACCGCACCGACGGCGGCGCCGAACATCATGGAGCTAACCACCCATTCCTGAGTGTGTGCGCTAATCTGGAACTCATCGGTGATGAACGGTAATGCACCGGCAATTACGCCAATATCCAGGCCAAAGAGTAATCCTGCCAGAGCGGCAAGGAAGCAGACGAAGAACGTCATTGCCTTATTGGACGTACGCCCCTGTTTATTATTGTCAGGCATTATGCCCTCCAGTTGAGTTATCAGTTTTTACGATATTAAGGGTAGGTGAGCGACTCATAAAAATATGTGAGTCAAATCACAACGGTGTAATCGGTTACACTAGCCTGTAACCGTAAAAATAATTAAAGCTTTGAAAATATAGAGGTAAATTAATTGATGTGCATCGCGTTTGCACAAATTTCAGACTTAACTGAAAGGGAATGTAACAGCAGAAGAAATGCGATCATGCAAAGGGATTATTCTGAAAGCGAAGTATAGAGGGTGAGGTGTAAGCGGTTCCAAATATTGCCGGGTGGCGGCTGCGCCTTACCCGGCCTACAAAAACTCACTACTCGTAGGTCGGGTAAGGCATAGCCGCCACCCGACATAAAAAAGGCCAGCACAAAGGCTGGCCTGTTTAAGCTACTGTCAGTCGATTATTTCAGACCGGCAGCATCACGCAGCAGGGCGGCTTTGTCGGTTTTTTCCCATGGGAAATGTTCGCGACCAAAGTGACCGTACGCCGCGGTTTCCTGGTAGATTGGGTGCAGCAGATCCAGCATCTGAATCAGACCGTATGGACGCAGGTCGAAGAACTCACGCACCAGCAGGGTCAGCTGTTCTGAAGGCACTTTTTCAGTCCCGAAGGTTTCAACCATGATCGAGGTTGGCTCAGCCACGCCGATAGCGTAGGAAACCTGAATCTCACAGCGGTCAGCCAGGCCCGCAGCAACGATGTTTTTCGCCACATAACGTGCAGCGTACGCAGCAGAACGGTCAACTTTAGACGGATCTTTACCGGAGAATGCACCGCCGCCGTGACGGGCCATGCCGCCGTAGGTATCAACGATGATTTTACGACCGGTCAGACCGCAGTCACCCATTGGGCCGCCGATAACAAAGCGTCCGGTTGGGTTGATGAAGAATTTGGTCGCAGAGCTCAGCCATTCAGTTGGCAGAACCGGCTTGATGATCTCTTCCATCACCGCTTCTTGCAGGGATTTCTGGTCAATCTCTTCAGCATGCTGCGTGGAGAGAACCACGGCATCGATACCGACGATTTTCCCGTCGTCATACTGGAAGGTCACCTGGCTTTTCGCATCCGGACGCAGCCACGGCAGGGTGCCGTTTTTACGCACTTCAGCCTGACGCTGCACCAGACGGTGTGCGTAGGTCACAGGGGCTGGCATCAGCACGTCGGTTTCGTTGGTTGCATAACCGAACATCAGGCCCTGGTCGCCCGCGCCCTGTTCCAGCGGATCGGCACGATCAACGCCCTGGTTGATGTCGGGAGACTGTTTGCCAATCGCGCTCAGTACCGCGCAGGAGTTGGCATCAAAGCCCATATCAGAATGCACATAGCCGATCTCACGCACCGTGTTACGGGTGATCTCTTCGATATCAACCCATGCGCTGGTGGTGATCTCACCGCCAACCAGAACCATGCCGGTTTTGACATAGGTTTCACACGCTACGCGCGCCTTTGGATCCTGCGCGAGGATCGCATCCAGCACCGCATCGGAGATTTGGTCAGCAATTTTATCAGGATGTCCTTCTGATACGGACTCGGACGTAAACAGGTGTTTTGCCATGTTTTATTTCACCTAAGAGGAATTTGGTTAGCTCAAGCTGCTGTGTGGAATAGCCAAAGGAGATAATTCTACCAAGGCCTACAGGATTTTGACACTGGCAGTCTGAGTGTTAATCGGTATGGATGGATTAACATCTGGACGTCTATTTTAGGTCACTTCTTCACCCGATTTCCAGTTTTTTTTGATTCACCTCTCACTGCGTTGAAAACACGGCTGGAAATTTTTCCTGACGACGCTGGCAACCTGCGCATTTTTGTTTTGCTTTTTAGCGACCTTCTCGGTATAAAACGCGGCGCGCGGCTCATATAAAATAAGCGCTCGATGAACACATCGTGTCGCCACTTCCAGCCGGGTTAAGCAGTGAACTTTTAGCTTTGGCTTGTGGTCCGTTTCAACAGAGGCGGCCGTGGAGGTGATACGAGATAATGAACCATCGTTTTCCGCTCATTCAGCGTAGCCGTTCTGGCGCGCATGTGATTCCCACCCGCACTTCTGGTCTAAACACCTGCCGATGTTATACCCATCTCGGTGCTTCTCAGGATTCCAGAGCCGGTCACGCTTTGTGAAAACTGAACAAGGGCGCTCTTGTTAATACAGGAGTTTTCTCGTGGTTTCGCCGAACCTTGTCATACAGAGTTCGGATACGTGTTTTACAATGATATGAATAAGAAACCGGTCGCACGGTCTGGATTTCAGCATACTCTGCTGGGAAATGGAGCCGTTAATGGGTTGTTATCGCCGTATAACGCTGCGATAGTAGTCAACTGTTTTACACTTAATACAAAGAGTTGAGGTTCGCTATGTCTGACGACATGTCTTCGCTTTCGCCTTCGTCAGCAGGCGAACAGGGTGTACTACGTTCTATGCAGGAGGTTGCGATGAGCTCCCAGGAAGCCAGCAAGATGCTGCGTACTTACAATATTGCCTGGTGGGGCAATAACTACTACGACGTCAACGAGCTGGGTCACATCAGTGTCTGCCCGGATCCGGACGTCCCGGAAGCGCGCGTGGATCTCGCTAAACTGGTGAAAGCCCGTGAAGCGCAGGGCCAGCGCTTGCCTGCACTGTTCTGCTTCCCGCAGATCCTGCAACATCGCCTGCGTTCTATTAACGCCGCGTTTAAACGCGCGCGCGAATCGTATGGTTATAACGGCGACTATTTCCTCGTTTACCCGATCAAGGTAAACCAGCACCGCCGCGTAATTGAGTCCCTGATCCACTCCGGCGAACCGCTGGGCCTGGAAGCAGGCTCTAAAGCGGAGCTGATGGCGGTCCTGGCCCACGCGGGCATGACCCGGTCGGTGATCGTCTGTAACGGCTATAAGGACCGCGAATACATTCGTCTGGCGCTGATTGGCGAGAAGATGGGCCATAAGGTCTATCTGGTGATCGAGAAGATGACCGAAATCGCGATCGTGCTGGAAGAGGCCGAGCGTCTGAACGTGATCCCACGCCTTGGCGTACGTGCGCGTCTGGCCTCGCAGGGGTCCGGTAAGTGGCAGTCTTCCGGCGGTGAAAAATCCAAGTTCGGCCTCGCGGCGAACCAGGTGCTGCAACTGGTGGAAATCCTGCGCGAGCGCGGTCGTCTGGACAGCATTCAGCTGCTGCACTTCCACCTCGGCTCGCAGATGGCCAATATCCGCGACATCGCCACCGGCGTGCGTGAATCCGCGCGTTTCTACGTTGAGCTGCATAAGCTTGGCGTGAATATTCAGTGCTTTGACGTGGGCGGCGGCCTGGGCGTGGACTACGAAGGGACCCGCTCACAGTCTGACTGCTCGGTCAACTACGGCCTGAACGAATACGCCAATAACATCATCTGGGCGATTGGCGATGCCTGCGAAGAGCACGGCCTGCCGCATCCGACGGTGATCACCGAATCTGGACGCGCGGTTACCGCGCACCATACGGTGCTGGTTTCTAACATCATCGGCGTTGAGCGTAGCGAAATCACCGAAGCCACGCCTCCGGCAGACGATGCCCCGCGTTCTCTGCAAAGCATGTGGGAAACCTGGCAGGAGATGCACGAGCCGGGCACGCGCCGTTCCCTGCGCGAATGGCTACACGACAGCCAGATGGACCTGCACGATATTCACGTCGGCTATTCTTCGGGCACCTTTAGCCTGCAAGAGCGCGCATGGGCCGAGCAGCTCTATCTGAATATGTGCCATGAGGTGCAGAAGCAGCTCGACCCGAGCAACCGTGCGCACCGTCCGATTATCGACGAGTTGCAGGAGCGTATGGCGGACAAAATGTACGTCAACTTCTCCCTGTTCCAGTCGATGCCGGATGCCTGGGGTATCGACCAGCTGTTCCCGGTTCTGCCGCTGGAAGGGCTGAATCATGCGCCGGAACGTCGCGCGGTGCTGCTGGACATCACCTGTGACTCCGATGGCGCGATTGACCACTACGTCGACGGTGACGGTATTGCGACGACCATGCCGATGCCGGAGTACGATCCAGAGAACCCGCCAATGCTGGGCTTCTTTATGGTGGGGGCGTATCAGGAGATCCTGGGCAATATGCACAACCTGTTCGGCGATACCGAAGCGGTTGACGTGTTTGTCTTCCCTGACGGCAGCGTGGAGGTTGAGCTGTCCGACGAAGGGGACACGGTGGCAGACATGCTCGAATACGTTCAGCTGGATCCGAAAAAACTGCTCACCCAGTTCCGCGATCAGGTCAAAAACACCGGTCTGGACGATGCCTTGCAGCAGCAGTTCCTCGAAGAGTTTGAAGCGGGTCTGTACGGGTACACCTACCTGGAAGACGAGTAAGGCATTCGCCTTTCCCCTCTCCCCTTTGGGGAGAGGGTTAGGGTGAGGGGCAAAGACCGCACGATGCCCTATACTCACTTGAACCCGTATGAATTAACGGCGATAATTCGCCCCACTATGCGATTTACGAATCAATCCCTTCCTCGTCGGGTTTAACGACGCGGAGGGGATTTTTTTTTCATCTGTTTTTAATGTATCGACTTTATAAGAGGTCAGGACATGAGCACTCTAGGTCATCAGTACGATAACTCTCTGGTATCTAACGCGTTTGGTTTTTTACGCCTTCCGATGAACTTCCAGCCGTACGACAGCGATGCGGACTGGGTGATCACCGGCGTACCGTTCGACATGGCTACGTCCGGTCGCGCAGGTGGACGTCATGGCCCGGCGGCGATCCGTCAGGTCTCCACCAACCTGGCCTGGGAGCACAACCGCTTCCCGTGGAACTTCGACATGCGCGAGCGCCTGAACGTGGTGGACTGCGGTGACCTGGTGTACGCCTTCGGCGACGCCCGCGAAATGAGCGAAAAATTACAGGCGCACGCCGAGAAGCTGCTGGCGGCCGGTAAACGCATGCTCTCCTTCGGCGGTGACCACTTCGTCACTCTGCCGCTGCTGCGCGCCCACGCGAAGCACTTCGGTAAAATGGCGCTGGTGCACTTCGATGCGCACACCGACACCTACGCGAACGGCTGCGAGTTCGACCACGGCACCATGTTCTACACCGCGCCAAACGAAGGTCTGATCGACCCGAACCACTCCGTGCAGATCGGTATCCGTACC
The sequence above is a segment of the Enterobacter hormaechei ATCC 49162 genome. Coding sequences within it:
- the rsmE gene encoding 16S rRNA (uracil(1498)-N(3))-methyltransferase, whose protein sequence is MRIPRIYHPELITPGGEIALSDDAANHVGRVLRMGAGQAIQLFDGSNQVFDAEITRADKKSVHVKVLRGDVDDRESPLHIHLGQVMSRGEKMEFTIQKSIELGVSLITPLFSERCGVKLDAERLNKKIQQWQKIAIAACEQSGRNRIPEIRPAMDLEDWCAEEESGLKLNLHPRASASINTLPLPVERVRLLIGPEGGLSADEIAMTARYQFTDILLGPRVLRTETTALTAITALQVRFGDLG
- the metK gene encoding methionine adenosyltransferase; translation: MAKHLFTSESVSEGHPDKIADQISDAVLDAILAQDPKARVACETYVKTGMVLVGGEITTSAWVDIEEITRNTVREIGYVHSDMGFDANSCAVLSAIGKQSPDINQGVDRADPLEQGAGDQGLMFGYATNETDVLMPAPVTYAHRLVQRQAEVRKNGTLPWLRPDAKSQVTFQYDDGKIVGIDAVVLSTQHAEEIDQKSLQEAVMEEIIKPVLPTEWLSSATKFFINPTGRFVIGGPMGDCGLTGRKIIVDTYGGMARHGGGAFSGKDPSKVDRSAAYAARYVAKNIVAAGLADRCEIQVSYAIGVAEPTSIMVETFGTEKVPSEQLTLLVREFFDLRPYGLIQMLDLLHPIYQETAAYGHFGREHFPWEKTDKAALLRDAAGLK
- the gshB gene encoding glutathione synthase, encoding MIKLGIVMDPIANINIKKDSSFAMLLEAQRRGYELHYMEMNDLYLINGEARARTRIVNVEQNYEKWYEFGTEQDIALADLNVILMRKDPPFDTEYIYSTYILERAEEKGTLIVNKPQSLRDCNEKLYTAWFSDLTPETLVTRSKTQLKAFWQKHGDIIMKPLDGMGGASIFRVKEGDPNIGVIAETLTELGTRYCMAQNYLPAIKDGDKRVLVVDGEPVPYCLARIPQGGETRGNLAAGGRGEPRPLSESDWEIARRVGPTLKAKGLIFVGLDIIGDRLTEVNVTSPTCIREIEAEFPISITGMLMDAIEKRLQK
- the speB gene encoding agmatinase; amino-acid sequence: MSTLGHQYDNSLVSNAFGFLRLPMNFQPYDSDADWVITGVPFDMATSGRAGGRHGPAAIRQVSTNLAWEHNRFPWNFDMRERLNVVDCGDLVYAFGDAREMSEKLQAHAEKLLAAGKRMLSFGGDHFVTLPLLRAHAKHFGKMALVHFDAHTDTYANGCEFDHGTMFYTAPNEGLIDPNHSVQIGIRTEFDKDNGFTVLDAGQVNDRGVDDILAQVKQIVGDMPVYLTFDIDCLDPAFAPGTGTPVIGGLTSDRAIKLVRGLKDLNIVGMDVVEVAPAYDQSEITALAAATLALEMLYIQAAKKGE
- the speA gene encoding biosynthetic arginine decarboxylase, encoding MSDDMSSLSPSSAGEQGVLRSMQEVAMSSQEASKMLRTYNIAWWGNNYYDVNELGHISVCPDPDVPEARVDLAKLVKAREAQGQRLPALFCFPQILQHRLRSINAAFKRARESYGYNGDYFLVYPIKVNQHRRVIESLIHSGEPLGLEAGSKAELMAVLAHAGMTRSVIVCNGYKDREYIRLALIGEKMGHKVYLVIEKMTEIAIVLEEAERLNVIPRLGVRARLASQGSGKWQSSGGEKSKFGLAANQVLQLVEILRERGRLDSIQLLHFHLGSQMANIRDIATGVRESARFYVELHKLGVNIQCFDVGGGLGVDYEGTRSQSDCSVNYGLNEYANNIIWAIGDACEEHGLPHPTVITESGRAVTAHHTVLVSNIIGVERSEITEATPPADDAPRSLQSMWETWQEMHEPGTRRSLREWLHDSQMDLHDIHVGYSSGTFSLQERAWAEQLYLNMCHEVQKQLDPSNRAHRPIIDELQERMADKMYVNFSLFQSMPDAWGIDQLFPVLPLEGLNHAPERRAVLLDITCDSDGAIDHYVDGDGIATTMPMPEYDPENPPMLGFFMVGAYQEILGNMHNLFGDTEAVDVFVFPDGSVEVELSDEGDTVADMLEYVQLDPKKLLTQFRDQVKNTGLDDALQQQFLEEFEAGLYGYTYLEDE
- the galP gene encoding galactose/proton symporter is translated as MPDNNKQGRTSNKAMTFFVCFLAALAGLLFGLDIGVIAGALPFITDEFQISAHTQEWVVSSMMFGAAVGAVGSGWLSFKLGRKKSLMIGAILFVAGSLFSAAAPNVEVLILSRVLLGLAVGVASYTAPLYLSEIAPEKIRGSMISMYQLMITIGILGAYLSDTAFSYSGAWRWMLGVIIIPAVLLLIGVFFLPDSPRWFAAKRRFHDAERVLLRLRDTSAEAKNELEEIRESLKVKQSGWALFKENSNFRRAVFLGVLLQIMQQFTGMNVIMYYAPKIFELAGYTNTTEQMWGTVIVGLTNVLATFIAIGLVDRWGRKPTLTLGFLVMAVGMGVLGTMMHMGIHSPTAQYFAVAMLLMFIIGFAMSAGPLIWVLCSEIQPLKGRDFGITCSTATNWIANMIVGATFLTMLNTLGNANTFWVYAGLNLFFIVLTIWLVPETKHVSLEHIERNLMKGRPLREIGAHD
- the endA gene encoding deoxyribonuclease I, whose protein sequence is MSRNVSLAVAFLATALSGHALADGIHSFSQAKTAGVKINADVPGDFYCGCKINWQGKKGVVDLASCGYKVRKNENRASRIEWEHVVPAWQFGHQRQCWQDGGRKNCAKDPVYRQMESDMHNLQPAVGEVNGDRGNFMYSQWNGGEGQYGQCAMKVDFKEKVAEPPARARGSIARTYFYMRDRYDLNLSRQQTQLFNAWDKLYPVTDWECQRDERIAKVQGNHNPYVQRACQAQKS
- a CDS encoding SprT family zinc-dependent metalloprotease, which codes for MKAPRLPIAIQQAVMRSLREKLAQANLKLGRNYPEPKLVYQQRGTAAGTAWLEAYEIRLNPVLMMENQQAFVEEVVPHELAHLLVWKHFGRVASHGKEWKWMMEAVLGVPARRTHQFELESVRRNTFPYRCQCQQHQLTVRRHNRVVRGEATYRCVKCGEPLVAE
- the yqgB gene encoding acid stress response protein YqgB; this encodes MNKKPVARSGFQHTLLGNGAVNGLLSPYNAAIVVNCFTLNTKS